CACTTCCGGCCAGCCCTGCGCGGCAGCGTGGGCCATGGCGGCCTCGAACAGCGCCTTGCCAAGGCCGAGGCCGCGCGCCTGGGGCACCAGGACGACCCAGCGTAGCTGGCCGCGGCCGCCGCGGTCGATCATGGCGGCGCAGCCGAGCGTTTCAGCGCCGCGCTCGGCGAACCAGACGCGGCTTGCGCGCGCGGGGTCGGTGAGGTCCGCTTCCTCGACCGTCTTGCGGACATAGTCAGCAAAACCAGAGGCAAAGCGTGGCCCTTCCCCGGCATAGCCGCGCGCGTGAAGGTCGACCACGAGGTCAGTGTCGCCGGGACGCCACTCGCTCCGCAGGCGAACTTCCGGCGCACCGACCTGTGCCAAAGGGGGAAATTTCCGTGACATTTTTGTCTAGCCCTCCCGAATTCCGCTGCCGCCCGGTTCCGCAGGGGCAGCACGCCCTTGGTCAGCCCGCCCGGCGGCGTTAGTTTCCCCGCCAAGGATGCGAGACGTCAATCCGGAATACCGGAGGGCCGCATCCCACAGGAGGAAACCATGAAGACCAATTACATGTTGGGTGCGTCTGCCATTGCGTTCGCCCTGCTGGCGTTTGCGCCGGCGGCGATTGCCCAGGACACCGGCGACGACGCCGAAGCCCGCCAGAAGACCGTGATCGTCACGGCGACCAAGCGCAACGAGACCATCCAGGACGTGCCGTTCTCGATCAACGCCCAGACGGCGGAAGACATCGAGCGGTCCGGCGCCGGCAATCTCGAGGACGTGGCCCGCTCGGTGGCCGGCCTCTCGATCCAGAACCTCGGCCCCGGCCAGAGCCAGGTCGCCGTGCGCGGCGTCTCGGCCGGCCAGATCGTGCGCGACCAGCCGGGCGTGAAGGAACAGGTGGGTGTGTATCTCGACGAGTCGGTGATCTCGCTGTCGCTGTTCACGCCGGACATCGACCTCTATGACCTCAACCGCATCGAGACGCTGCGGGGACCGCAAGGCACGCTGTTCGGATCGGGTTCGGTCGGCGGCACGGTGCGCTACATCACCAACCAGCCGGTGATCGGCACGCAGGAAGGCAGCCTCGAGGCGAACCTCAACACGATCAGCGATGGCGGCACGGGCGGGCATGTCAAAGGCATGATCAACCTGCCGCTCGGCGACACGGCGGCGCTGCGCGCGGTCGGCTATCACACCGAGTATGGCGGCTGGATCGACGCGATCGGCCCCTCCGGCGGCGAAGACGTCAACAGCGGCAATCGCACGGGCGGGCGCATCGCGCTGACCTTCCAGCCGAACGAGGCGCTGACCATCACGCCGCGCATCATCTACCAGGAGATCGGGGCGGACGGGTTCAACCGGGCCGAAGCGTTCAACTGGCTGTCGGGCTCGGCGACGATGCCGGACAATTCGCAATTCCTGTTGCTGGACGAAGAGTTCTCGGACGAGACGATGATTGCCGACCTGACGGCGAGCCTCGATCTCGGCGCGGTGACGTTGACTTCGGTGACGAGCTATATCGACCGGGACATCCTGGTCAGCCGCGATGCCTCGGCGCTGACGTCCAGCGTGTCGTCGGATCTTGGCTATCCGGCGCCGTCCTTCTTCCTGCCCTCGAACCTGCGGGACACCACCGCCTACGAGAGCACGACGCAGGAGCTGCGGCTGAGCTCGAATTCCGACGGGGCGCTGCAATGGCTGGCCGGCGTGTTCTATTCGAACAATGACCGGGTCTATGCGCAGCGCCTGCCGACGCCGGGTTACGATGCGGTGACGGACGCAACGCTCGGCGCCGGCACGTCGGCTGCGGTGGCCAACGGCTTCCCGGCCGACTCGCCGTTCAACTCGGACCTCTCCTACTCCCTAACCCAATGGGCGGTGTTCGGCGAGGCGAGCTATGACCTGACCGAGAAACTGACCGTCACGGCCGGCGGCCGCTTCTACGACTTCGAGGAAGACCGTACGATCTCGTCGGGCGGCCTGTTTGCCAATGGCGACTCGAATGTCCAGGATACGACGTCGTCGGACGGTTTCTCGCCGCGCGTGCTGGTCAGCTATGACGCGACCGATACGATCACCCTGAACGCGCAGGCGAGCCAGGGCTTCCGTCTCGGCGGCGTCAACGACCCGCTGAACGTGCCGCTCTGCACCCCGCAGGACCAGGCGATCTTCGGCGGCTTCCAGAGCTATGGCGACGAGAAGTTGTGGAACTACGAAGCCGGCATGAAGGCGCTGACGGGCAATGTCACGTTCAATGCGGCGGCGTTCTACACCGACATCCAGGACCTGCAGGTCACGCTGGACGCCGGCTCGTGCTCCTCGCGGATCGTGTTCAACGTCGAGAAGGCGCACACCGCCGGCCTCGAAGCGGAACTGGGCTGGAGCCCGATGGACGGCCTTGACCTCAGCCTCGCGGCCAGCGTGCTGGAAGCGAAGTTCGACTCCACTGTGGTCGATGGCACCAGCACGGTGATCGGCGGCATCCAGGACGGCAACCGCCTGCCTTCGGTGCCGGAACTGCAGCTGTCGGCCGCCGGCACGTACCGCTGGGATCCGCGCTGGATCGATGCTGGCGCGTTCGTCTCGGGCTCTGTCCAGCACATCGGCGACCGCTATACCCAGCCGAGCGACCAGACCGCGACGCAGGGCCTGCCGGCTGCCACGGGCCTTGCCCTCGGCGCGCTGACCGGCCTCGAAAGCCCGCGCGACCTGGTGGACCTCAACCTCGACGCCTACACGACGCTGAACCTCAGCACGGGCCTCGAGTTCGACACCTGGTCGGTGACGCTCTACGCCAACAACGTGACCGACGAGGAAGCGGACCTGTCATTCGACCGCGAACGCGGCGGACGCGCCCGGCTTGGTTTCCACCGGAGCCAGCCGCGCACCTTCGGCGTGACGTTCCGCAAGGAATTCTGATCCGGATACGGATTGTCAAAACGGAAAACCCCGCAGCCTGCTGCGGGGTTTTTCATTTCTGGCGTCAGAGCGCGGCGATGACGGCGTCGGCCATCTGGCGGGTGGTCAGTTCGCCGCCGAGATCGCGCGTGCGCGCGCCGCGATCGAGCGCCTTGCCAACGGCGGCAAAGAGCTGGTCGGCCGCCTTCTCTTTTCCGAGCGACCAGCGCAGCGCCATCTCGAGCGACAGGATAGCGGCGCAGGGGTTGGCGACGCCCTGCCCCGCGATGTCCGGCGCCGAGCCGTGCACGGGTTCGTAGAGGCCCGGCGCACCCGGTGCGCCGAGCGAGGCCGAGGGCAGCATGCCGATGGAGCCGGTGAGCATGGCCGCTTCATCCGACAGGAGATCGCCGAACAGGTTGTCCGCGAGGATGACGTCGAACTGTTTCGGCTGGCGCACGAGTTCCATCGCGCAGGCGTCGGCATACATGTGGCTGAGCGCCACGCCGCCCCCGAATTCTGCCGCGGCGAGGGTGACTTCCTGGCGCCAGAAGAGGCCCGATTCCATGACGTTGGATTTCTCGACCGAGCAGACCCGGCCCTTGCGCCCGCGCGCGATGTCGAAGGCGACGCGGGCGACGCGCTCGATCTCCGGATGGGTGTAGATGGCGGTGTCATAGCCGCGGCGCAGGCCGCCCGTCTCGTCGATGCCGCGCGGCGTGCCGAAATAGACGCCGCCCGTCAGTTCCCGGACGATCATCAGGTCCAGGCCTTCGACCCGGTCGCGCTTCAGGCTGGAGGCGTCGACGAGCGCCGGGAAGCAGAAAGCCGGGCGAAGGTTGGCGAACACGTCGAGCCCCTTGCGGAGCGCGAGCAGGCCGGCCTCGGGGCGCTTGTCGCGCGCCGCGCCGACCCATTTGGGGCCGCCGACTGCGCCGAGCAGGACGGCGTCGGCGTGACGGGCTTTCTCGAGCGTCGCGTCGGTCAGCGGCGTGCCGTGCGCATCAAGGCTGGCCCCGCCAACCAGGCCGGTCTCGATGACGATGTCCGACACCAGGAGCTCCGCAACGCGGCGCGCCTCGGCGGTGACTTCCGGGCCGATGCCGTCGCCCGGCAAGAGCAAAAGTGTCTTCTTCATGGGCGCGGCCTCCGCGAAAAGTCATTGGTGCGGGCTGAGTAGCGAGGCGGGGCGCGCGGCGCAACCGGCTCAGATGGGCTCGGGGTCCGCTTCATAGAGGCGCAGGGACCGGTCGGTGATGCCGAGCTGCGGGAAGAACGAGCGCCAGGTGGCCATGTGGGCGGTCTTGAAATGCGCCGCAATCGCGTCGCGGCTTTCCCAGCGTTCGGAGACGCGGATGAGGCCGGGATCGAGCACGTCGACGGCGTAGGCATAGTCGATGCAGCCCGGCTCGGCGCGGCTGGCGCGGATCATCTGTTCCATCGCGGCGCGCGCTTCGGCGACGCGTTCGGGCGGGGCGCGGACGGTGCCTTCAATGACGATCATGGCGCGGGATCCTCCTTGGCGGGTGCCGCTTCCGGCTCGGCCGGCGCGGTTCGCTCGGGGATCTTCACGTTCGGGACTTCAGGCTTGGTGCCGAAGGGATCGGTGAGGCAGCCGGACAGCGCGGGCAAAAGGAGAAGCGGCAGGAGCAGGCGGGCGCGGCGAAGCATGGGTGTGTCTCCGGTTGGGCCCGCCGGGTCTCAGCGGGCGGTTTCGAGCCAGGGCGTCGCGAGGCGGCGCTGGCTTTCGAACTTCTCGATCTCCGGCGCGGCCGTCAGCGAGGCGCCGATCTCGTCGAGCCCGGCGAGCAGGTTCGACTTGCGCCCGGGATCGACATCGAACTTGTAGGTCTCCCCGTCCGGCGTGGTGACGGTCTGGGTTTCGAGGTCGACGGTGAAGACATGGTTTGCGCCGCCAGCGGCCTTTGCCAGTTTCTCGCAGACATCCACCGGCAGGCGCACCGGCAGGATGCCGTTCTTGTAGCAGTTGTTGTGGAAGATGTCGGCGAAGGAGGGCGCGATCACGCAGGTAATGCCCTGGTCGAGCAGCGCCCACGGTGCGTGTTCGCGCGAGGAGCCGCAGCCGAAATTCTCGCCGGCTATCAGGATCGACGCCTTGGCATAGGCCGGCTTGTTGAGGACGAAATCGGGATTGGGCGAGCCATCGGCGTTGGTTTTCAGCTCATGGAAAAGGCCGGTCGCGAGGCCGGTGCGGGTTGTCGTCTTCAGGAACTGCTTCGGGATGATCATGTCCGTGTCGATGTTCGACATCGGCTTGCCCTTCTCGAGCAAGGGCGCGGCGGTACCGGTGAGGGATTTGAACGGGGTCATGGCAGGCTTTCTAGTCCGGGACGCCGGCAATGAACAGGGTGGGCACGTTCAGGGTACCGTCGCGCACTGTGAACACACGGGTGCCGGCGCGGCGTCCGGTGCGAACGTCTGATACGTTGAAGCCGTGAGCGGCGAGGCGGCCGTGCGCCGCTTCGATGTCGCCGACGCGCCAGGTGAGGCCCCAGAAACCGTCGGGCCCGGCGGCGTCTTCGGCCTGCGCAAGCCGGTGGGCGATCTCGACCGTCAGCCCGCCGGTGCGGAAGAAGATCAGCCGCACGCCCCATTCCGGCGCCGTGCGGTCGAGCGCGAGGCGCAGGCCGAGCTTGGCGCCATAGAGCGCCATCGCGCGGTTCGGGTTCGGCGTATTGATCACGAGATGGTCAAGCGCGTGGACATGGCCGAGCGGCACTTCGGCGGGCTCCAGCGCGCCTTCGAGCGGCTCGACCACGAACCAGCGCACGCCGGCGGTGGCCTCCGGGGCGCAGCGGAAGCGGCGCCAGGTGCGGCGGAGTTCGCGGGCCATGTCTTCGCTCAGGCCGTCTTCGATGGCGGTGGGCGCGAGCGCGGTGCGGGTGAAGGCGCGGTGGTCACCGGAGAGATCGCCGGAACGAAACGCCAGCGACTTCAGGCCGGGGCCTTCTTCGGTGATGCGTTCGCGCAGGTGGTCGGCGGCGGGCGTGCCGCCTGCAGGCGCGATGAGTTCGAGCGCGGTGTTGCCGAGCTGGAACCAGGCGGTCGCGATGCCCGCCTCGCTGATGGCTTGCCAGTCCGGCGCACGGCCGAGCAAGGCGGCATAGACCGCCGTGCCCATTTCGATCTCGGGCGCCAGGATCACAATGTGATCAAGGCCGCTGATCATGCCTTTGCGCTCGCCTGCGGCAGGCAGGCGTTGACGTCCTTGAAGCCGGGAAGCGCTTCAACGCGGGCGAACCATTTGCGGATGTTCGGGAAGGGTTGCAGGTCGATGCCCGCCTGCCCCGCATAGGCGGCGATGCCGTAGATGTCGATGTCGGCGATGGTGGCGCCCTTGCCGACCAGCCAGTCGCGCCCGTCGAGCAACGAATTCAATTCCTTCAGCGAGCTGAGGGCGGTCTGCAGGTTCGCTTCGGCAATCGCTTCGGGGAACTTGAAGAAGCCGAGCTTCGCCGCCCGCGTGCGGTAGATGCCGGTGGTCAGCGCGCCGGCGCCCCAGAGCTGCCATTCGCGGGCCCGCAACCGCTCGCCGCGATCCTTGCCGCCGAACTTGCCGGTCTCGTCGGCCAGATAGTCGAGGATCACGGAAGACTGGCTGAGGCAGTAATCGGTCTGGCTGTCTTCCAGCACCGGCACCTGGCCGTAGCGGTTCTTGACGAGGAAGGCGTCGGCCTTGTGGGCCCCGGCGCGCAGGTCGACATGCTCATAGTCGAACGGCGTGGCGGTGAGGCGGAGCATCAGCCCAACCTTGTAGGTCGGGCCGGACGCGAAGATGCCGTGAAGGGTGTAGCGGGTCATGGTGTTTCCTCGGGTGATTTTTTCACCCGCAGTTACCACCATGGACCGGAACTTGGCGAGGCCTGCCGTGGCGGACCGATAGGTAGAGCCTTTGAGGATGCCGGGGAGTCCACGTCAGCGGACTCCGATGGGAAGCGATGGGCATCAGCAGAAAGTCGAAAACCCCATTCAGCTAAGAAGCCTATCCGCAATCGCGATCTTAGGGAGCAATCACAAAATTCCCATTGTGCAAGCATCCCATCGGCCTAGACTGAATTAACAACGAAGAGCTTGGGGTTTCGCCTATGGTTGTTATGATCAATCAGAAATGTGGTTCGTGCGGGAAAAGCCTCACAGGCGGGTATGTGCAAAACTACTCCGGAATAGGTCAGCCGTTTGTCGAATGCAGTCGCTGCGGATCCCTCAACAACAATTCCGGACATGTCAACGAGTGGAAGGTCATGTCCGGTTCTGACAAAGCGCTTTTTTATCTCGAACACATATTCTCAGTTCTGATGCGTAACGCGCTTCTTATGTTCTTCATCTGCATGGGGCTCGCTGTGATGATCGAGTTTGATTCTGATGTGACTTTCATTGGGGTATCGATCGCAATTTACGCTTGCATGGTTTCGTTTGGTCTCTTCCGATTTTTTGTTCTCGTTGGTCGCGCTATTAACGCTTCAAATGCGCGGATGGCAGACCCTGAGTATGTCGCGAAACTCACAGGATTGGGGCTGGCTCGATAACCTCGCCACTTCACCCACCCTTACCCTCTCGTTCATGACTGGAAAGACGAAACCTAAATGCCGCTGGTACTTCTGCATCTCGGCGAAAATTTTTCGCGCTTTCAAACAATCGATGATGCGAAAACCGTGGGAGCAAATAGACACACGGCAACGACGCCAGCCCGAATCGAAGTGACTCCAGACAATGGCGGACCAATTCTCACGATCAACTACGACCCAACCCTTCCGGGATGGATTTCGAGTACCTAAAAGTTACGAGACCTTGCTTTCGCTCCGATTACGCCATGATCAGCTGCTAAGACAATTTCGCTTTTGGGGTATTGTTCAATCGTCGAACTGAAACGTCAAAAACGGGTCAATCAAGGTCTTCCGGCGCGCGCGCCGTTACAGCCCCTCAAACAACGCCGTCGAAACATACCGCTCCGCGAAGCTGGCGAGGATGACCACGATGGTCTTGCCGTCCATCTCCGGGCGCTTGCCGAGTTGGACCGCCGCATAGGCCGCCGCGCCGGACGAGATGCCGCCGGGAATGCCTTCAAGCTTGGCAAGCTTGCGGGCGGTGGCGAGGGCGTCGGCGTTCGACACCTTGATGATCTCGTCGATCAGTTTCGTGTCGGCATTGCCCGGCACGAAGCCCGCGCCGATGCCCTGGATCATGTGCGGGCCGGGGGCGCCGCCGGAGAGGACCGGGGACGCTTCGGGCTCGACGGCGACCATTTTCAGCGAGGCCTTGCGCGGTTTCAGCACGCGGCCGGTGCCGGTGAAGGTGCCGCCGGTGCCGATGCCGGAGATGATGGCGTCGACCTTGCCGTCCGTATCCGCCCAGATTTCCTCGGCGGTGGTTTTCTCGTGGATGGCGGGGTTGGACGGATTATCGAACTGGCTCGGCATCACCGCGCCGGGGATCGACTCCAAGAGCTCCTTCGCCTTGGCGATGGCGCCGCCCATCCCCTTCTCTTTCGGTGTCAGCTCCAGCTCCGCGCCGAGATAGGCGAGCATCTTGCGCCGCTCGATCGACATGGATTCCGGCATCGTGAGGATCAGCCGGTAGCCGCGCTGCGCAGCCACGAAAGCGAGGCCGATGCCCGTATTGCCCGACGTCGGCTCGATCAGCGTGCCGCCGGGCTTCAGCTTGCCCTCGGCTTCGAGGCCGAGGATCATGGCGAGGCCGATCCGGTCCTTGACGCTGGCGAGCGGATTGAAGAATTCGAGCTTGAACAGGAGGTCGGCCTTGACGCCCTCGGCCTTCGCGAACTTCTCGGCGCGCACCAGCGGGGTGGCGCCAATGGTTTCGAGGATCGAGCCGTAGATACGGCCGCGCGGTCCGTCGAGCGTGACGCCGCCATCGAGTTTCACGGTACCGGACATGCAAGTCTCCCTTCAGGAAATCTGTGAAGGGAGACTATCGGCCCGCCGCAGCGGAAAGACAACCGAACGGCTTGTTTAGCAACGCTTATCGACCCTTTAGGCGGTCAGCACTTCGAGCAGCCGCCGACCGACTCCAGCAAGCGCGCGTCACGGTCGGCGCCGGGCAGCGGCGTCGTCAGCAGCCGGTCGCCGACGAAGATGGAATTGGCGCCGGCGAGCAGGCACAGCGCCTGGCCTTCGGCGGTCATCTTCTCGCGGCCCGCCGAGAGCCGGACCCAGCTTTGCGGGAAGACGATGCGGCAGACGGCAATGGCGCGGGCAAGTTCGATCGCGTCGATCTCCTCGCTGTCGCCAAGCGGTGTGCCCTTGATCGGGACCAGCTTGTTGATCGGCACGCTTTCCGGATGCGGCGTGAGCTTCGAAAGCTCGTGGATGAGGCCGATGCGGTCTTCGCGCGTCTCGCCCATGCCGAGGATGCCGCCGCAGCAGAGCTTGATACCGGCCTCACGGCAACGGCCAAGGGTCTCCAGGCGGTCCTCGTATGTCCGGGTGCTGACGACCGTGCCGTAATATTCACGCGAGGTATCGAGGTTGTGATTGTAATAGTCGAGCCCGGCGGCTTTCAGCGCTTCGGCCTGGCCGGCCTCGAGCATCCCGAGCGTGACGCAGGTTTCGAGGCCTTCGGCCTTCACCGCCGTGATCATCTCGGCGACTTTTGGCAGGTCGCGGTCTTTCAGCGAGCGCCAGCCTGCGCCCATGCAGAAGCGGTCGGCGCCGTTCGCCTTGGCGCGGCGCGCTGTCTCGACAACTTCCTCGAGTGGCATCAGCTTCTCGGCCTTGAGGCCGGTGTCGAACTTGGCCGACTGGCTGCAATAGCCGCAATCCTCCGGGCAGCCACCGGTCTTGATCGACAGCAGCTGCGACTTCTGCACCGCGCCATCGGGCCAGTTCGCAGCTTTCACCGCCAGTGCCCGGGCGAACAGCTGGTCGAGCGGCAGGTCGTAGACGGCGCGGATTTCCTCGCGCGTCCAGGTCTGCCGGGGGGTCAGGTCGTAGGCCATGGTTTGCTCCTTGGGCGGATCGATCAGCCGATGACGCCGTTGATGGCGGCGCGGGCGGCGAGTGTGGGGCTCATCAGGTGGGTGCGGCCGCCTCGGCCCTGACGGCCTTCGAAGTTGCGGTTGGACGTCGAGGCGCAGCGCTCGCCGGGGGCGAGGATGTCGGGGTTCATGCCGAGGCACATGGAACAGCCGGGCTCGCGCCATTCAAAGCCTGCCTCGGTGAAGATGAGGTCGAGGCCTTCCGCTTCAGCCTGTGCGCGCACGAGGCCGGAGCCCGGCACGACCATGGCGCGCACGCCGGCGGCCACCTTGTTGCCCTTCGCGACAGCGGCCGCGGCGCGCAGGTCTTCGATGCGGCTGTTGGTACAGGAGCCGATGAAGACGCGCTGCACCGGCGTGCCGGCAATCGGCTTGCCGCCTTCGAGACCCATATAGGCGAGCGCCCGCTCGCACGCGGCGGCCTTGACGGGGTCGGAGAAATCCTCCGGACGCGGAATATTGGCCGAGAGAGCAATCCCCTGCTCCGGGCTGGTGCCCCATGTGACGGTCGGCTCCACGTCCTCACCCTTGATGCGGATGACATGATCGAACACGGCGTCGTCATCCGTGTAGAGCTGGCGCCAGAATTTCTCGGCCACCTCCCAGGCGCCCGCTTTCGGCGTCGAGGGGCGGCCCTGCATGTAGGCGAAAGTCTTTTCGTCCGGCGCGATCAGGCCGGCGCGGGCGCCGCCTTCGATCGAGAGATTGCAGAGCGTCATGCGCCCTTCCATCGTCAGCGCCTTCACGGCTTCGCCGCGATACTCGATGACGTAGCCGGTGCCGCCGGCTGTGCCGGTGATCGAGATGACGTGCAGGGCTAGGTCCTTGGCGCTGACGCCGGGGCGCAGCTGGCCGGAAACCTCGACGGCCATGTTCAGCATCTTGCGGGCGCGGAGCGTCTGCGTGGCGAGCACGTGCTCGACCTCGGACGTGCCGATGCCGTGGGCCAGCGCGCCGAAGGCGCCGTGCGTGGAGGTGTGGCTGTCGCCGCAGACGATGGTCATGCCGGGTTGTGTACGCCCTTGCTCCGGGCCGACGACATGCACAATGCCGTTATTGATGTCGCCCATCGCGAAGTACTGGATGCCGTGTTCGGCAACGTTCCGCTCCAGCGTCTCCAGCTGGTTGCGCGCCTCGGGATCCTTGACGCCCGCGAGGCCGGCGGCCTGGTTTTCGGTGGGCGTATTGTGGTCGGCGACCGCCAGGGTCAGTTCAGGGCGGCGCACCTTGCGGCCAGCCGCTTTCAGGCCATCGAACGCCTGCGGGGTCGTCACTTCGTGGATTAGGTGGAGGTCGATATAGAGGAGGCTCTCGCCCGAGGCCGGGTCGGTGTGGACGACGTGCGCGTCCCAGATCTTGTCATAAAGTGTCTTGCCCGGCATTTCGGCCTCTCCTTTGCGCGCCGCACAATAGCGGCGAAACACGGCGAGGAAACCCCGCGCGCAGCTTCCCTGTCCCGGTCAGCGCAAAATTATTGCGCGCGCTCGCCCGAAACCTCGCCTCGCCGGAAAATCTTTCCGGCATTCACCGCCAAAACAAAACGCCCCCGCCTTGCGGCGGGGGCGTGAAATTCAGGGCTGGCCTAAGCCGGCAATCCTATTCTTCGGCGGCGCCTTCAGCAGCCGCGGCGGCAACCGCCTCGGCGGCCGCAGCGGCTTCAGCCGCTTCGGCGCGGGCCTTGGCAGCCGTGTCCTTGCGGGCCAGCTTTTCGGCGTCCTTCTGGCGGCGGCGCTCGGTTTTCGAGACAGCCACTTCCTGGGTTTCGATGCCGTGGCCTGTGGTGCGCTCGGCGATACGGGCGCCTTTGCCGCGCAGGTCGCGCAGGTAGTAGAGTTTCGCGCGGCGGACGCGGCCCTTGCGGACCACTTCGATCGAGTCGATCGTCGGCGAAACCACCGGGAACACGCGCTCGACGCCTTCACCGAAGGAGATCTTGCGGACCGTAAAGCTCTCGTTGAGGCCCTGGCCGGCGCGGGCGATGCAGACGCCCTCATAGCGCTGGACGCGCTCACGGTCGCCTTCCTTGATCTTCACGTTCACGGCCAGCGTGTCGCCGGGCGAGAAAGCGGGAATTTTCTTGTCGCCGAGGACGCGGGCCATTTCGACGGTCTCAAGCTCTTTAATCAGGTTCATCGCCAGTCTCCGGCGCAGCAGAAGTGGGGGGTCGGGAGTAAGCGGCGTATAAATCGGGGCGGCGGTCAAAAGTCAACGCCTTTGAGCGGTCGAGACGCCACTCTTCTATACGCTTGTGGTCGCCGGAGAGGAGAATCTCCGGAATCGCCCGGTTCTCCCACTCCCGGGGGGCCGTGTATTGGGGATATTCGAGCAATCCGGTCTCGAAGGACTCCCCTGTCAGGGAGGCAGAATTGCCTGCCACGCCGGGCAAAAGCCGCACCGCGGCCTCCACCATCGCCATCGCGGCGACATCGCCGCCGGCGAGCACGAAATCTCCGAGCGAGACCTCCTGCATCCCCCGCGCCTCAATGGCCCGTTCGTCCAGCCCCTCGAACCGGCCGCAGAACAGCACTACGCCCGGCCCCGCCGCCCAGCTGCGGGCCATCTGCTGGTTAAAGCGGGGGCCACGAGGAGAGAGGTAAACGAGGGGGCGGCCATTGGCCGGAACGCTGTCGATGGCAGCCGCAGCCACATCGGCGCGCAAGACCAGCCCCGCCCCGCCCCCGGCCGGCGTGTCATCGACCTTGCGGTGCTTGCCGAGGCCGAAGGTCCGCAGGTCCACGGTTTCCAGCGCCCATAGCCCCTCGGCACGCGAGCGGCCAAGGATCGAGGCGCCAAGCGGGCCGGGCCAGGCCTCTGGCACGAGGGTGATGCAAGTGGCGGTGAACATTGGCGGGGTTTAGCGCGGGTGGTTTCAGCCGCCAACCGTGCTCTCGTCTGCGTCAGTCGCCGGCAGGGCTGCGTCCTCGTTCGGGCGCTCGGCGCCTCCGTTGCCGATCATCAGCTCCCGCCCGGCAAGCATGCCGCCGGTGAGCTGCAGGGCGAAGCGCTCCTCGTCGCGGCGGCGCAGTTCCTCGATCGCATCGTCGATGGCGTCTTCCGGCTCGCCCAGCCGGTCAAGTGCGGCGCGGGCGAACTTGATGGCGGACTCAAAAGTCTCGCGCACCGGATAGTCGACCCCTGCCCTCACCAGTTCCATGCCATGTTCGCGGTCATAGGCGCGCGCCAGCAGCAGCGCGTTCGGGAATTCGTGGCGCACGAGCTCGACCATCCGCGTCGCGGCGGCGCGGTCGTCGACACAGACGAGAATGAGCGCGGCCTGCCCTGCCCCGGCGGCGTGCAGGATATCGAGGCGCTGGCCGTCGCCGAAATAGACCTTGAAACCGAAGGACGCGGCGACCCGGATCATCTCAGGATCATTGTCGATGGTCGTCACCGAATAGCCGCGCGCCAGCAGCGGCTGGCTGACGATCTGGCCGAAGCGGCCGAACCCGATCAGCAGCGCCGTGCCGACGGCGTCCTTGGGCGTCTCCACGCCGCTCGCATCGACTTCGACTTCCGGCATCAGCCGGTCGTGCACCAGCACGAAGAGCGGCGTCATCACCATCGAGATGATGATGATGGCGGTCAGCATGGCATTGCCTTCGGGGTCGATCAGGCCGACGGCCAGCGCCGCCGCATAGAGGACGAAGGCGAACTCGCCGCCCTGCGTCATCAGCACCGTGCGCTCGACGGCTTCGCGGTGGCTCGCCTTGAAGAGGCGCGCCACAGCGTAGACGCCGACACCCTTGAGAACGGTGAAGGCCACCACGCTGATCGC
The genomic region above belongs to Acidobacteriota bacterium and contains:
- a CDS encoding TonB-dependent receptor — encoded protein: MKTNYMLGASAIAFALLAFAPAAIAQDTGDDAEARQKTVIVTATKRNETIQDVPFSINAQTAEDIERSGAGNLEDVARSVAGLSIQNLGPGQSQVAVRGVSAGQIVRDQPGVKEQVGVYLDESVISLSLFTPDIDLYDLNRIETLRGPQGTLFGSGSVGGTVRYITNQPVIGTQEGSLEANLNTISDGGTGGHVKGMINLPLGDTAALRAVGYHTEYGGWIDAIGPSGGEDVNSGNRTGGRIALTFQPNEALTITPRIIYQEIGADGFNRAEAFNWLSGSATMPDNSQFLLLDEEFSDETMIADLTASLDLGAVTLTSVTSYIDRDILVSRDASALTSSVSSDLGYPAPSFFLPSNLRDTTAYESTTQELRLSSNSDGALQWLAGVFYSNNDRVYAQRLPTPGYDAVTDATLGAGTSAAVANGFPADSPFNSDLSYSLTQWAVFGEASYDLTEKLTVTAGGRFYDFEEDRTISSGGLFANGDSNVQDTTSSDGFSPRVLVSYDATDTITLNAQASQGFRLGGVNDPLNVPLCTPQDQAIFGGFQSYGDEKLWNYEAGMKALTGNVTFNAAAFYTDIQDLQVTLDAGSCSSRIVFNVEKAHTAGLEAELGWSPMDGLDLSLAASVLEAKFDSTVVDGTSTVIGGIQDGNRLPSVPELQLSAAGTYRWDPRWIDAGAFVSGSVQHIGDRYTQPSDQTATQGLPAATGLALGALTGLESPRDLVDLNLDAYTTLNLSTGLEFDTWSVTLYANNVTDEEADLSFDRERGGRARLGFHRSQPRTFGVTFRKEF
- a CDS encoding antibiotic biosynthesis monooxygenase, with amino-acid sequence MIVIEGTVRAPPERVAEARAAMEQMIRASRAEPGCIDYAYAVDVLDPGLIRVSERWESRDAIAAHFKTAHMATWRSFFPQLGITDRSLRLYEADPEPI
- a CDS encoding VOC family protein, with the protein product MISGLDHIVILAPEIEMGTAVYAALLGRAPDWQAISEAGIATAWFQLGNTALELIAPAGGTPAADHLRERITEEGPGLKSLAFRSGDLSGDHRAFTRTALAPTAIEDGLSEDMARELRRTWRRFRCAPEATAGVRWFVVEPLEGALEPAEVPLGHVHALDHLVINTPNPNRAMALYGAKLGLRLALDRTAPEWGVRLIFFRTGGLTVEIAHRLAQAEDAAGPDGFWGLTWRVGDIEAAHGRLAAHGFNVSDVRTGRRAGTRVFTVRDGTLNVPTLFIAGVPD
- the leuB gene encoding 3-isopropylmalate dehydrogenase, translated to MKKTLLLLPGDGIGPEVTAEARRVAELLVSDIVIETGLVGGASLDAHGTPLTDATLEKARHADAVLLGAVGGPKWVGAARDKRPEAGLLALRKGLDVFANLRPAFCFPALVDASSLKRDRVEGLDLMIVRELTGGVYFGTPRGIDETGGLRRGYDTAIYTHPEIERVARVAFDIARGRKGRVCSVEKSNVMESGLFWRQEVTLAAAEFGGGVALSHMYADACAMELVRQPKQFDVILADNLFGDLLSDEAAMLTGSIGMLPSASLGAPGAPGLYEPVHGSAPDIAGQGVANPCAAILSLEMALRWSLGKEKAADQLFAAVGKALDRGARTRDLGGELTTRQMADAVIAAL
- the leuD gene encoding 3-isopropylmalate dehydratase small subunit; the encoded protein is MTPFKSLTGTAAPLLEKGKPMSNIDTDMIIPKQFLKTTTRTGLATGLFHELKTNADGSPNPDFVLNKPAYAKASILIAGENFGCGSSREHAPWALLDQGITCVIAPSFADIFHNNCYKNGILPVRLPVDVCEKLAKAAGGANHVFTVDLETQTVTTPDGETYKFDVDPGRKSNLLAGLDEIGASLTAAPEIEKFESQRRLATPWLETAR
- a CDS encoding GNAT family N-acetyltransferase, with the translated sequence MSRKFPPLAQVGAPEVRLRSEWRPGDTDLVVDLHARGYAGEGPRFASGFADYVRKTVEEADLTDPARASRVWFAERGAETLGCAAMIDRGGRGQLRWVVLVPQARGLGLGKALFEAAMAHAAAQGWPEVYLETTDGLGPSMQLYLANGFEVVSDEEEELWNGRGRMIVMTRRL